The proteins below are encoded in one region of Nitrospira sp.:
- a CDS encoding peptidase M50, with protein sequence MIGKQVTLFEVLGFKIQLDFSWIFLALLVTWSLAIGYFPAYYLGLETSTYWWMGAVGAVGLFGSLIFHELAHSLVARRYGLPIRSITLFIFGGVAQMDEEPPNPKTELLMAAAGPISSFVLSAAFYATFDLAYRVQAPLSWLGIVGYLAFVNLLLGAFNLLPAFPLDGGRVLRAALWYWKKDLREATRSASRIGSISGMLLMFSGIFHILMANFVTGVWWFVMGLFLRGAARASYYQTIARTALGGTPIRNFMTPNPVTVAEDLSIAALVEEHFYRSHHDLYPVMRDSHLVGLITPKQVATVPKDQWMRLTVAELTLPLTADNTIDVDTDALAALTIMNRTGSSRLLITEGERLVGIVALKDLLKLLSLKLELEDRR encoded by the coding sequence ATGATCGGAAAACAGGTGACGCTGTTCGAAGTCCTGGGCTTCAAGATTCAATTGGACTTCAGTTGGATCTTTCTCGCCCTCCTCGTGACGTGGTCCTTGGCGATCGGATATTTCCCGGCTTACTACCTCGGTTTGGAGACCTCGACCTATTGGTGGATGGGTGCAGTCGGGGCGGTCGGCCTGTTCGGATCGTTGATCTTCCATGAATTGGCCCACTCGCTCGTCGCGCGGCGGTACGGACTGCCCATTCGTTCGATCACCCTGTTCATCTTCGGCGGGGTCGCGCAAATGGACGAGGAACCACCGAATCCCAAGACGGAACTGTTGATGGCCGCCGCGGGCCCGATTTCAAGTTTCGTGCTCAGTGCCGCGTTCTACGCAACGTTCGATCTCGCGTATCGGGTTCAAGCACCGCTATCGTGGCTCGGCATCGTGGGGTACTTGGCATTCGTGAATCTGCTGCTGGGAGCCTTTAATCTGCTCCCGGCCTTTCCGCTGGACGGAGGTCGGGTCCTGCGCGCCGCACTCTGGTATTGGAAGAAGGATCTGAGAGAAGCGACCCGGTCGGCGTCTCGGATCGGCTCCATCTCCGGCATGCTCCTCATGTTTTCAGGAATCTTTCACATACTGATGGCGAACTTCGTCACGGGTGTCTGGTGGTTCGTGATGGGTCTCTTTCTGCGCGGCGCGGCCCGGGCGTCCTACTACCAGACGATCGCGCGCACGGCGCTCGGAGGAACGCCCATCCGGAACTTCATGACGCCAAACCCCGTCACGGTCGCCGAGGATCTGTCCATCGCCGCCCTTGTCGAAGAACACTTTTATCGATCTCATCACGACCTGTATCCCGTCATGCGAGACTCGCATCTCGTCGGATTGATCACGCCCAAACAGGTGGCGACGGTCCCCAAAGATCAGTGGATGCGGTTGACCGTCGCCGAACTGACCCTGCCGCTCACGGCGGACAATACGATCGACGTTGACACGGACGCGCTGGCCGCGTTGACGATCATGAACCGAACCGGGAGCAGCCGGCTTTTGATCACGGAGGGCGAGCGTCTTGTCGGCATCGTAGCCTTGAAAGACCTGCTCAAACTGCTCTCGCTGAAGCTCGAACTGGAGGACAGACGATAA
- the cysQ-2 gene encoding 3'(2'),5'-bisphosphate nucleotidase CysQ, whose protein sequence is MTFVDEELEVISRLARAAGRAILEVYETDFEVRYKGENDPVTDADLKAEEIIVSGLARAFPDDGIVSEESPVSEEARQKCRVWYVDPMDGTGEFVGRTGEFAVIIGLLAEGLPKRGVIYRPVGDVLYAGTRDENAWVIAGGERRRAAVTSVAPPNRVRLAVSRSHRNLVIDKIKAGLTHFDELPCGSVGAKIGLLVAGLADAYVEPSTYTSKWDVCGADAILRGAGGVLTDLSGEPIRYNDAEIKNPRGFAATNRACHQAILAAIPESYLETLRDVPKRL, encoded by the coding sequence ATGACCTTTGTGGATGAAGAGCTCGAAGTGATCTCGCGTCTCGCGCGTGCGGCCGGCCGAGCGATCTTAGAGGTGTACGAAACCGATTTCGAAGTGAGATACAAGGGCGAAAACGATCCGGTGACGGATGCGGATCTGAAGGCTGAGGAAATCATCGTGTCCGGATTGGCTCGCGCATTTCCCGACGACGGGATCGTCTCCGAAGAGAGTCCGGTCTCTGAGGAGGCTCGCCAAAAGTGTCGTGTCTGGTATGTCGACCCCATGGACGGTACCGGGGAATTCGTCGGTCGCACGGGGGAGTTTGCCGTGATCATCGGGCTTCTCGCTGAGGGTCTGCCGAAGCGCGGCGTGATCTATCGGCCGGTGGGGGATGTGCTGTATGCGGGCACACGTGATGAAAACGCCTGGGTAATCGCCGGGGGGGAGCGCAGGCGCGCCGCGGTCACGAGCGTCGCGCCGCCCAATCGCGTGCGGCTGGCCGTCTCACGGTCGCATCGGAACCTCGTCATCGACAAGATTAAGGCCGGCCTGACACACTTCGACGAGCTGCCATGCGGGAGCGTGGGCGCCAAAATCGGTCTGCTCGTCGCCGGGCTGGCCGATGCCTACGTGGAGCCTTCGACGTACACGAGCAAATGGGATGTCTGTGGGGCGGATGCGATTCTGAGAGGGGCGGGCGGCGTGCTGACCGATCTGTCCGGGGAGCCGATTCGGTATAATGACGCGGAGATAAAAAATCCAAGAGGGTTCGCTGCAACAAATCGCGCGTGCCATCAGGCCATTCTAGCCGCGATCCCGGAATCCTACCTCGAGACGCTGCGGGATGTGCCCAAGCGTCTGTGA